TTCAAAAAACCAAAGACCTATCAGCCGACATTAAACATCGTCGATGACGAACAGGTTTACATGGATAACGATGAGTTTGATGAAGAAGAATGGAAAACGGTGAGTTCCAAAACCCAGGACCTGGAAGACATGGAAGAATCCGAATAACCCTCTTCTTTTGATATCAACCATGGCCCTGATGCATCTGACGATCATACCTTTAGGAACCGATTCCCCCAGCCTGGGACCTTACGTTGCCGACATCCTGCGGATTCTTCAACAAGAAGGCCTCGCATTCAAACTCACGGACATGGGGACCATCGTCGAAGGAGACACCGCAAAACTGCTCTCACTTGCGGCCAGGCTTCACGAAGAGCCCTTCACCCACGGCGTAAAACGTGTCTGCACCCAGATCTCAATTGATGACCGCAGGGACAAAAAAGTTGCAATCGGCGATAAAATCAATTCGGTTCAGGCGCTTCTGTAAACGCGAAAAAATTAAATAGTTGTCTTACAGCTCAATAAGGCCTGAATTCTCTGCCGCCGATCTTCAATTTATTGATTCTATTGAGCGAATAAATTATTCTTATTCAACTTTTTTCCTTTAATCTTTTATTCTTCTAATTCCATGCGAAAACCGTCAAAAAAGAAAAAACACAATCTCAGAAAAACGCCCTACTGGATATTTCTTTTTTTCCTTGGTCTTTTTCTTGCCGGGATTGCCTCAGGAGAGCCGGGCCGCGTCCTGGAACAGGCAATCAGCATTTGCCTGAGTTGCATAGGAATAGGCTAAATGGAATTCATTCGCAAATGGATACAGGCTCTGTCAGCCCTGGTGGTAAACGGTTACTGGCTCTTTCCTTTTACCCGCAGCATTTACCAGGGGCCACTGAAAGCTGTCTGCTCCCCCGGCCTCAATTGCTATTCCTGTCCAGCATCAACGACATATTGCCCCATCGGCGCAATCCAGCAGCTCATGGCGGGCATACGATTTTCTCTGGAAAATAATCTCTATTATGTCAGCTGGTATGTTGTCGGCAGCATGGGCATGATGGGCAGCATCTTCGGAAGAATGATCTGCGGCTGGCTCTGCCCATTCGGTTTCTTCCAGGAACTGCTCCATAAAATCCCCTCTAAAAAATTTAATATCCCACCGCCCTTGAAATATGTGAAATATGCTGTTTTATTGTTCATGGTGATTTTGCTGCCCGCCTTTGCCGTTGACGAATGGGGAGCCGGGGTTGTCTGGTTCTGCAAATATCTCTGCCCGGCCGGAACATTGGAAGCCGGCCTGCCGATGCTTGCCTTGAGGCCGGATTATCGGGAAATTATTGGATTACTGTTCTACAGCAAACTGACACTTCTGATATTTTTTATAATCTGGGCGGTGCTTGCCAGCCGGCCTTTCTGCAGGACAACTTGTCCTTTGGGCGCATTCTACGCCCTTTTCAGCAGAGTCCAGCTGGTTAAGCTGCGTCTCATCGAGTCTAACTGCACCCAATGCGGCGCATGTCACCAGGTCTGCCCCATGGGCGTTAAATTTAATGAATCGCCCGAAGACATGGAATGCATTTCCTGTCTGGCCTGCATGAACAAGGCATGCAGATATGAAGCAATCACTCTTGAAATCGGCGGGATTCCATTCGGTGAAGTACAAGGGGAAACTCCAGGTGAAACGCCTGAAAAAATTTGAAAGGTAAATTATGAGGAGAGTTTTAGCATGTTGAAACGTCTGTTTATGTCGGTAGTTCTTCTTTTGTTCTCTGCAACCATTGTCCATGGAGAAATGGCCAGCATTAACAAAAGCAAAGTGAACATGCGCACCGGTCCCGGAGAAAATTATGCGATCCTCTGGGAGCTTGGCAAGGGCTACCCCCTGAAAATACTTGAAAAAAAAGACGACTGGCACAAGGTTGCCGATTTTGAAGACGACCAGGGCTGGATTCACAAATCCCTGCTCTCGAAACAACCCCACCTAATCGTCAAAAAGAAAATAATTAATGTCAGAAGTGGCCCGGGCAAACAATACAAAGTTGTTGGAAAAGCAAATTACGGCGTAGTTTTCAAAACACTCAATACAACCAACGCCTGGGTAGAAGTAAAACACGAAAACGGCCTCACTGGCTGGGTGCTGCGAAGCCTGCTCTGGGGCTGGTAGTATCGAGTAAACATTTCATTCCGTCCCGAAAATCAGCGTCACATGTTCCTCTTTTCTGAAGCCCTCCCCTTCTGTTCGCGCCTTAGCAAAAGCTAGAGAGGCCTTTCTTTCATTACTGCCTAAACTATTAAATAGTTCAGAATTTTCCTAAAAAAAAGCCCGACATTAACTGTCGGACTTTACATGAAAATCTGGCGGAGAGAGAGGGAAACGAGTGTGAATCAGCCCCCACCACTAACTATACAATTTCATTAGCTTTTTTTCGAGCAATTTCCCAAAGCGTCGATTTTGTACTTGTGTTTTGTACACGTCTTTGTACTAGTAAATTGACGTAAAATAAGTGACTTACGGCTATTAGTCTCGTTCAAAATGTACCAGTATGCCAGATTTACTCTCCACCACTTTTTCTCATATTTATTTTGTCTGAAAAAAATAACTTTTTTTTAGACAAAATAATGCTATAATATGTTGTATTGTTAATAATTTATATTAAATCTACGACTCAATCAAGATGAAGAAAACAATATCCAATTTAGTTAAGGCAATCATCGATAGAAAAAAGCCGGGATGGGTTTTTAGTCCTCAGGATTTCATCAAACTTTCATCGAACATTGCTGCTGCGGAAAGAGCTCTCTCTCGCCTTCACGCCAACGGTGAAATAAAAAGGCTGCGAAAAGGTTTATACTATAAGCCGATTGTAAGCCGCTGGGGAGAAGTACCTCCTGAGATTAAAGAAATAGTCAAGGCTCTTGAGCGCTCTCTCAAAACCAAGATGATGCCATCAGGGGCAGCATCAGCAAATATACTTGGCCTTACCACTCAAGTACCGGCAAAAACCGTCTTTTATACCACCCATAATCCTGGCAATGTTAAAATTGGAAAGTTTGAAATCCAATTCAAAAAAGTTTCGTCGAAAAGACTTACCGGCAGAGGCAAAAAGGCGGGTCTTATATTGAACGCCTTGAAATATCTTGGCGAACATGAGGCCAAAAGTCCCTCAGTACAAAAAAAAATCGCCAAATTAATCGGCCCGACAGACAAACAGGTTCTTAATAAAGCCGTTCAGCCACAAAGCAAATGGCTCCGGGAGTCTGTGGAAAACATAATGAGATTGGTTGCGTGACATGCTGCCCTTTTTAAAACTCCCGGATAAAGAACAGCGGGAAATACTACGAATTTCCCAGGCACAACTTAATATTGCTGAATCCATTCTAGAGAAAGACGTATGGGTCAGCTATGTATTGGATCTAATTTTTAACCGACTCGCCTTAGGGCACAGGTTCATGTTCAAAGGAGGGACCAGCCTTTCAAAATGCTATGGCATGATAAATCGTTTCTCAGAGGATATTGACCTTTCTTTAAATATGGAGGAACTCGGGTTTGGTGGCAGTAATTCTCCTGAAAATACTCTTTCAAAAACTCAAAGAAAAAAACGGCTTGATGAACTTAAAGAGGCCGGCAACAGATATACAGAAGAGACACTCTTCCCATCTCTTCAAGAAAAAATCACTGAAGAGATACCGGTCAAGAGCGATAACATCTATCTGGAAAAAGATGATTCAGATGCATTGAATATTATTGTTGAATACGATTCTCAATGCAGTGATAATACCTACAATAATTATTTTGAACCTAAGATCAGGATTGAGCCTGGGGCCAAAGCTCGGCATAAACCTACGGAAAATGTACAGATCTTTCCGTTGATTGGGGATTCAATTCCTGAATTCAAAACAAAATTCACTGTAAAGGTTTTAATCCCAGCCAGAACCTTTTGGGAAAAGGCAACCTATATTCATGTTGTAAACAACCACAACAATCCAGAGAAATTCAGGATCAAGGTGAGCAGGCATTTATATGATTTGGCCATAATGGCAGATCACCCTGAAGGGAAGGCGGCACTAAACGATTTTGACTTGTTAAGCCAGGTTGTGGAGCACAAAAGCCTCTACTTTGCTTCTGGGTGGGCCGATTACTCAGGGGCGAAACCGGGAACCATTCAGTTGATGCCTCCGCCTGAACTCATGGATGCTTATAAAAGCGACTACAAAGCAATGGATTTGATGTTTTACCAAGACCCTCCCGCTTTTGATGAACTCATCGCCAAAATTCAACAAATTGAAAAAAAAATTAACTCGTAAAATTATGCTGCGGATGTAATACATCGGATCACAGACCTTAATTGGATCGAGATTTCATTGATCTGTCAATGGTGCGTTACTTCTTTCGACTCCATTTACTCATGGCATCATTGATCTTTTCTCTAACTATTTGCCGGGCATCGCACCTATCACACCCGGAATTCAACAAATTATCATAATTCGTTTTGGAGTGACGAATATGGGCCTGCACAGCAAGATGGACGGCATTTTCATCAAAACTTTTCGCTGATGCGGATCGGCCAACCCTACCGCTATACTTGAGGCAGGCATGTTCAGCGATCTCTGCCGCTGTCTTTTTGGGGCATCGGGGAAATAACTCTTTAATCTTTTCTGAAAACTTATTGATATATTCCCGATCAAGCTTTTCTCTTCGAATAGCATTCCGGTCTCGGTTAATCTTCCGCACCTCTTCATCATCCAGACATTCTATCTCGGTTTTCTTCAAGGCTGCCGCCTCAACAAGAACTCCTTGGCGCTCACTCCGTTTGCGGGCCTTACTGAATTTCCAGACAATGGCGGACAATTTTGAATGTTTCTGTGACCGCCTTGTGAGCACGGCATTTCCAGAAGGAAGAAATACTAGATGATCCAAGTCCGCACAAGTCAAGCAGATGGATTCGTTTCTACTTGTAAGACCAATCATATCGCCGGATGTTAATGGCTCTTCACATTCAACACATGAAGAATCTCGATGTGTAATGAAAACTCTAAGGTCTGCCATAAGAATCGGGGCCTTGAGATTGGATGGGGCTTTCATGAAGTCGTTGTCTCAACTTTTGCTTACCATATAAATATATGCTTGAAATATTGACACGATGCAATAATTTTGATTGGCTGGTTTGCGGCTTAATATTAATGCTAATAAAGGTTATGACTGTTTAAAGAATGCAATATTAACGGGCGATTTTAGAGGTGCTACACATCCTTCTCAAATCGTCCAGGAAGAAAACTGGGTTAACACTCGCAAATTCCTCTGTT
The window above is part of the Pseudomonadota bacterium genome. Proteins encoded here:
- a CDS encoding DUF2293 domain-containing protein, with amino-acid sequence MKAPSNLKAPILMADLRVFITHRDSSCVECEEPLTSGDMIGLTSRNESICLTCADLDHLVFLPSGNAVLTRRSQKHSKLSAIVWKFSKARKRSERQGVLVEAAALKKTEIECLDDEEVRKINRDRNAIRREKLDREYINKFSEKIKELFPRCPKKTAAEIAEHACLKYSGRVGRSASAKSFDENAVHLAVQAHIRHSKTNYDNLLNSGCDRCDARQIVREKINDAMSKWSRKK
- a CDS encoding SH3 domain-containing protein; this encodes MLKRLFMSVVLLLFSATIVHGEMASINKSKVNMRTGPGENYAILWELGKGYPLKILEKKDDWHKVADFEDDQGWIHKSLLSKQPHLIVKKKIINVRSGPGKQYKVVGKANYGVVFKTLNTTNAWVEVKHENGLTGWVLRSLLWGW
- a CDS encoding type IV toxin-antitoxin system AbiEi family antitoxin domain-containing protein produces the protein MKKTISNLVKAIIDRKKPGWVFSPQDFIKLSSNIAAAERALSRLHANGEIKRLRKGLYYKPIVSRWGEVPPEIKEIVKALERSLKTKMMPSGAASANILGLTTQVPAKTVFYTTHNPGNVKIGKFEIQFKKVSSKRLTGRGKKAGLILNALKYLGEHEAKSPSVQKKIAKLIGPTDKQVLNKAVQPQSKWLRESVENIMRLVA
- a CDS encoding nucleotidyl transferase AbiEii/AbiGii toxin family protein; this encodes MLPFLKLPDKEQREILRISQAQLNIAESILEKDVWVSYVLDLIFNRLALGHRFMFKGGTSLSKCYGMINRFSEDIDLSLNMEELGFGGSNSPENTLSKTQRKKRLDELKEAGNRYTEETLFPSLQEKITEEIPVKSDNIYLEKDDSDALNIIVEYDSQCSDNTYNNYFEPKIRIEPGAKARHKPTENVQIFPLIGDSIPEFKTKFTVKVLIPARTFWEKATYIHVVNNHNNPEKFRIKVSRHLYDLAIMADHPEGKAALNDFDLLSQVVEHKSLYFASGWADYSGAKPGTIQLMPPPELMDAYKSDYKAMDLMFYQDPPAFDELIAKIQQIEKKINS
- a CDS encoding MTH1187 family thiamine-binding protein translates to MALMHLTIIPLGTDSPSLGPYVADILRILQQEGLAFKLTDMGTIVEGDTAKLLSLAARLHEEPFTHGVKRVCTQISIDDRRDKKVAIGDKINSVQALL
- a CDS encoding 4Fe-4S binding protein — protein: MEFIRKWIQALSALVVNGYWLFPFTRSIYQGPLKAVCSPGLNCYSCPASTTYCPIGAIQQLMAGIRFSLENNLYYVSWYVVGSMGMMGSIFGRMICGWLCPFGFFQELLHKIPSKKFNIPPPLKYVKYAVLLFMVILLPAFAVDEWGAGVVWFCKYLCPAGTLEAGLPMLALRPDYREIIGLLFYSKLTLLIFFIIWAVLASRPFCRTTCPLGAFYALFSRVQLVKLRLIESNCTQCGACHQVCPMGVKFNESPEDMECISCLACMNKACRYEAITLEIGGIPFGEVQGETPGETPEKI